Proteins from a single region of Catenulispora acidiphila DSM 44928:
- a CDS encoding winged helix-turn-helix transcriptional regulator: MEVTALSDNTRGDLFDPACPTRALLDRVGSKWTSMAVKLLAEAAPQEIRFAELRRRMPGVSQKMLATTLRALVRDGLAQRRVEPTVPPRVHYSLTPLGLSLDGPLAVLRAWAEEHMAEIDRANRDADAAG; the protein is encoded by the coding sequence GTGGAAGTGACCGCCCTGTCCGACAACACACGCGGCGACCTGTTCGATCCGGCGTGCCCGACGCGCGCGCTGCTGGACCGCGTCGGCTCGAAGTGGACGTCGATGGCCGTGAAGCTGCTCGCCGAGGCCGCACCGCAGGAGATCCGGTTCGCAGAGCTGCGCCGCAGGATGCCCGGCGTCTCGCAGAAGATGCTCGCCACGACGCTACGCGCCCTGGTCCGCGACGGGCTCGCCCAGCGGCGCGTCGAGCCGACGGTCCCGCCGCGCGTGCACTACAGCCTGACCCCGCTCGGTCTGTCGCTGGATGGACCATTGGCCGTACTGCGAGCCTGGGCTGAGGAGCACATGGCCGAAATCGACCGCGCGAATCGGGATGCGGACGCCGCGGGCTAG
- a CDS encoding NlpC/P60 family protein, translated as MIRIRRLARWLAIAAMATAGLAAPSAAHAAWPEPQAAMSCKPWVILSAYGTNEYTDSGHPYGSTGVNETYIKAITNALADHKIGQRTPDGNYYPVPNATVDIRNLPYPAGPGLPNLLTGYFDSVEAGRAELVKEVRWYSDNCGGGTKLVLVGYSQGAQVVKKALADPGLQSAQYVINGVVNIADPTRYNNTSGFTDPGDMKTVDKNWSPASPAAADGGLMGRIAVPQMFSRGLTDRRYFDVCRTDDMVCNRPGAPNPNDFLTLFGQSLGDGSHTSYRDGAGLATATAVATKMVSTALGPIISPPDPNDYSCTQHGDTDSLGAAAIRAACDVQTQGTWYTWGGGHSVNPPQATYGTVDPSDPIRSANDPIHKGFDCSGFMRYVYYVAAGYDIIGDRTADGNFKAPWSVRIDPNQGILGLMPGDIVFFGSPGYAHHTALYLGAGKIVEARQSNELIRVSDLFSHTDYVGAIRVSGAGGGGGPNSTWGTGVRTHSSASVGSPVYTTLPGPTGIRIDCQEHAEAVTAEGYTNDVWSHLPDLGGSWVSNIYVQGPAWLPGIPACDGTGPSTGSQSTWGANVNVHSIAAVGSPVVSTLPGPTSVTVKCQEHAEPVTAEGLTNDAWSFLPDYNGYVSNIYMKGAAWLDGVPTCDGGAASGGANHTTWGTNVNLHTGPSAGSGVAAVLPGPTSVRIDCQTHGQSTTAEGYTNDAWSHLPDSNAWISNIYVTGDPWLADVPTCEGGTGGGSQNSPNQRQVWATNINVRQDTTTSSAVVTTIPAPTTVAIKCQWHGTPVTDQGYTNDGWSYLPDYNGWISNIYIKGTAWLDGIPECTAPPHAS; from the coding sequence GTGATACGTATCAGAAGGTTGGCACGCTGGCTGGCGATCGCGGCGATGGCCACCGCGGGCCTGGCCGCCCCGTCCGCCGCGCACGCCGCGTGGCCGGAGCCGCAGGCTGCCATGTCCTGTAAGCCGTGGGTGATCCTCTCCGCGTACGGCACCAACGAGTACACAGACTCCGGGCACCCGTACGGGAGCACCGGCGTCAACGAGACCTACATCAAGGCGATCACCAACGCCTTGGCCGATCACAAGATCGGTCAGCGCACCCCGGACGGCAACTACTACCCGGTGCCGAACGCGACGGTCGACATCCGGAACCTGCCCTATCCGGCCGGTCCCGGCTTGCCGAACCTGCTCACCGGGTACTTCGACTCGGTCGAGGCCGGCCGGGCCGAACTGGTGAAGGAGGTGCGCTGGTACTCCGACAACTGCGGGGGCGGCACCAAGCTGGTGCTCGTGGGGTACTCGCAGGGTGCGCAGGTGGTCAAGAAGGCGCTGGCCGATCCCGGGCTCCAGTCGGCCCAGTACGTGATCAACGGTGTGGTGAACATCGCCGATCCGACGCGCTACAACAACACGAGCGGCTTCACCGATCCCGGTGACATGAAGACGGTCGACAAGAACTGGTCGCCCGCCTCGCCCGCGGCCGCTGACGGCGGCCTGATGGGCCGCATCGCCGTGCCGCAGATGTTCTCCCGAGGGCTGACGGACCGGCGGTACTTCGACGTCTGCCGGACCGACGACATGGTGTGCAACCGGCCCGGGGCGCCGAACCCGAACGACTTCCTGACCCTGTTCGGGCAGAGCCTGGGCGACGGCAGCCACACCTCGTATCGCGACGGCGCGGGACTGGCCACCGCCACGGCCGTCGCCACCAAGATGGTGTCCACCGCGCTGGGGCCCATCATTAGCCCGCCGGACCCCAACGACTACTCGTGCACACAGCACGGCGACACCGACTCCCTCGGTGCGGCGGCCATCCGGGCCGCGTGCGACGTGCAGACCCAGGGCACCTGGTACACCTGGGGCGGCGGCCACTCGGTGAATCCGCCGCAGGCCACCTACGGCACGGTCGACCCCTCGGATCCGATTCGCAGCGCCAACGACCCGATCCACAAGGGCTTCGACTGCTCCGGCTTCATGCGCTACGTGTACTACGTCGCAGCGGGCTACGACATCATCGGCGACCGGACCGCCGATGGGAACTTCAAGGCGCCGTGGTCGGTGCGCATCGACCCGAACCAGGGCATCCTCGGTCTCATGCCGGGTGACATCGTGTTCTTCGGCAGCCCGGGCTACGCCCACCACACCGCGCTGTACCTGGGCGCCGGCAAGATCGTCGAAGCGCGGCAGTCCAACGAGCTGATCCGGGTCTCGGACCTGTTCAGCCACACCGACTACGTCGGCGCGATCCGGGTCAGCGGCGCCGGAGGCGGCGGCGGTCCCAACTCCACGTGGGGGACCGGTGTCCGGACCCACTCCTCGGCCTCCGTCGGTTCCCCGGTCTACACCACGCTGCCCGGGCCGACCGGCATCCGGATCGACTGCCAGGAGCACGCCGAGGCCGTGACCGCCGAGGGCTACACCAACGACGTGTGGTCGCACCTGCCGGACCTCGGCGGGAGCTGGGTCTCCAACATCTACGTGCAAGGGCCGGCCTGGTTGCCGGGAATCCCGGCGTGCGACGGGACAGGGCCCTCGACCGGATCGCAGTCGACCTGGGGCGCGAACGTCAACGTGCACTCGATCGCGGCGGTCGGCTCGCCGGTCGTCTCCACCCTGCCGGGTCCCACGTCGGTGACCGTCAAGTGCCAGGAGCACGCCGAGCCGGTGACCGCCGAGGGCCTCACCAACGACGCCTGGTCGTTCCTGCCGGACTACAACGGCTACGTCTCCAACATCTACATGAAGGGCGCGGCCTGGCTGGACGGCGTTCCGACCTGCGACGGCGGCGCCGCGAGCGGGGGAGCGAACCACACGACCTGGGGGACGAACGTCAACCTGCACACCGGTCCGTCCGCCGGGTCCGGGGTCGCGGCCGTCCTGCCGGGTCCCACCTCGGTGCGGATCGACTGCCAGACCCACGGCCAGTCGACCACCGCCGAGGGCTACACCAACGACGCCTGGTCGCACCTGCCGGACAGCAACGCCTGGATCTCCAACATCTACGTGACCGGGGACCCCTGGCTGGCCGACGTCCCCACCTGCGAGGGCGGGACCGGCGGCGGATCGCAGAACTCGCCGAACCAGCGGCAGGTGTGGGCGACGAACATCAACGTGCGGCAGGACACGACGACGTCCTCGGCGGTGGTCACCACGATCCCAGCGCCGACGACGGTCGCCATCAAGTGCCAGTGGCACGGGACTCCGGTCACCGACCAGGGCTACACCAACGACGGATGGTCCTACCTGCCGGACTACAACGGCTGGATCAGCAACATCTACATCAAGGGCACGGCGTGGCTGGACGGCATCCCGGAATGCACGGCACCGCCGCACGCCAGTTGA
- a CDS encoding protein kinase domain-containing protein produces MTVDGAGNTGEPAAGAGARPVEVPDGFVVGRWRVTGYLGSGSWGSVYLGEAVGDAAVDGDPAEVALKFLPPSVGTPGRRALLAEVVDRERRFSESIEHPALIRTVAVETAESGDAAVDGATVLVMERGVSNVRQLLQNGADLGDGERILAEVCSALAFMHDAGWVHGDVKPGNVLLMADGSARLADFGVTTELDGTHAYAPRIGSSDYLPPEWWSEQVGEQGIALRPTADIWAFGILTHQVLAGGRHPFAGASPHARAMSAQAYAHTGEGLLLDERIAEPWRSLIRDCLAPDHARRGAVTARSLAERIGRAGGSGHGDRSAHSEHSEHGTAQPTGPSTRRRVLIPAVAVAAVVAIVAVAATVLVLKNGSQGKTAASSPHTGTVTGPAAAPATGAAGSPRSAPALTRGELRPDAAVPAEYRDVISRAAHACPTPEVTPAMVAAVLKVESGFDPKFSSPATDSYGIAGWTPRVFTAWAPGPRADYMNPDDAIMAAGQYLCWLDEEFIKEHPPGDLAALTVAAYDTSTKAVSQANGVPPNAVEFTNSVLEYAREYAG; encoded by the coding sequence GTGACCGTGGACGGCGCCGGGAACACCGGCGAGCCGGCCGCCGGGGCGGGGGCGAGGCCCGTCGAGGTGCCGGACGGCTTCGTCGTCGGCCGCTGGCGGGTCACCGGGTATCTGGGCTCGGGCAGCTGGGGCAGCGTCTATCTCGGGGAAGCAGTCGGGGACGCGGCCGTGGACGGCGATCCGGCCGAGGTGGCCCTGAAGTTCCTGCCGCCCTCGGTCGGCACCCCGGGGCGGCGCGCCCTGCTCGCCGAGGTCGTGGACCGCGAGCGCCGGTTCAGCGAGAGCATCGAGCATCCCGCGCTGATCCGCACGGTGGCCGTGGAGACCGCCGAGTCCGGCGACGCCGCCGTCGACGGCGCGACGGTGCTGGTCATGGAACGCGGCGTCAGCAACGTCAGACAGCTGCTTCAGAACGGTGCGGACCTCGGCGACGGGGAGCGGATCCTGGCGGAGGTCTGTTCGGCCCTGGCTTTCATGCACGACGCCGGCTGGGTGCACGGCGACGTGAAGCCCGGCAACGTGCTGTTGATGGCCGACGGCAGCGCGCGCCTGGCCGACTTCGGCGTCACGACGGAACTCGACGGCACGCACGCCTACGCGCCGCGGATCGGCTCCTCGGACTACCTTCCGCCGGAATGGTGGTCCGAGCAGGTCGGGGAACAGGGCATCGCGCTGCGTCCGACCGCGGACATCTGGGCCTTCGGAATCCTGACCCACCAGGTGCTCGCCGGCGGGCGTCACCCCTTCGCCGGCGCCTCACCGCACGCCCGGGCGATGAGCGCGCAGGCCTACGCCCACACCGGCGAAGGCCTGCTCCTGGACGAGCGGATCGCAGAACCCTGGCGGTCGCTGATCAGGGACTGTCTCGCGCCCGATCACGCCCGGCGCGGCGCCGTCACGGCGCGGAGTCTGGCCGAGCGGATCGGCCGCGCCGGTGGCAGTGGGCACGGTGATCGCAGTGCGCACAGTGAGCACAGCGAGCACGGGACGGCGCAGCCGACAGGGCCTTCCACGCGTCGCAGAGTCCTGATTCCAGCGGTCGCGGTGGCGGCGGTCGTCGCGATCGTCGCGGTCGCGGCGACGGTCCTCGTTCTCAAGAACGGCTCGCAGGGGAAGACCGCCGCTTCCTCGCCGCACACCGGCACGGTCACCGGGCCGGCCGCCGCACCGGCCACCGGCGCAGCGGGCAGTCCCCGGTCCGCTCCGGCGCTCACCCGAGGCGAACTGCGCCCCGACGCCGCGGTCCCCGCCGAATACCGCGACGTCATCAGCCGCGCGGCCCACGCCTGCCCGACGCCGGAAGTCACGCCGGCCATGGTCGCGGCCGTGCTGAAAGTGGAGAGCGGCTTCGACCCGAAGTTCTCCAGCCCGGCGACCGACTCCTACGGCATCGCCGGCTGGACTCCGCGGGTCTTCACCGCCTGGGCTCCCGGTCCGCGGGCCGACTACATGAACCCCGACGACGCCATCATGGCTGCCGGCCAGTACCTGTGCTGGCTGGACGAGGAGTTCATCAAGGAGCACCCGCCGGGCGACCTGGCCGCGCTCACCGTCGCCGCGTACGACACCAGCACCAAGGCGGTGAGCCAGGCCAACGGAGTGCCGCCGAACGCCGTCGAGTTCACCAACTCCGTGCTCGAATACGCTCGGGAATACGCAGGCTGA
- a CDS encoding DUF1206 domain-containing protein, giving the protein MAMNSMAGRRRSARSRTEASAAHWLNALARVGFVARGVIYFLIGLLALAIATGKAAPQADRVGALQFIAGQSYGKPLLWALTVGLAAMALWRFAQVFFGIRRHSRQHGEEAQSFARGLIYAVFFVGTLHYAQGSGLPKNSGQQSRDFTAQAMTHSGGRVLVVVVGLVIAAIGLYMLWNGLTHRFLKDLRTASMSRRARTVVTWLGTVGNIARGLLFGALGGFMIDAGLSYKPNEAKGTDAVLRSFAHTAVGPALLIAVAVGLVVFGLFSMCEARWHRDL; this is encoded by the coding sequence ATGGCAATGAACAGCATGGCTGGCCGGCGGCGCTCTGCTCGATCGCGGACAGAGGCGTCTGCGGCCCATTGGTTGAACGCGCTTGCCCGGGTGGGATTCGTCGCACGCGGGGTCATCTATTTCCTCATCGGACTGCTCGCCTTGGCAATCGCCACGGGGAAGGCCGCACCCCAGGCCGACCGGGTCGGCGCGCTGCAGTTCATCGCCGGCCAGTCCTACGGCAAGCCTCTGTTGTGGGCCTTGACCGTCGGGTTGGCCGCTATGGCGCTTTGGCGGTTCGCCCAGGTGTTTTTCGGTATTCGCCGGCACAGTCGCCAGCACGGTGAGGAGGCGCAGTCGTTCGCGCGCGGCCTGATCTATGCGGTGTTCTTCGTGGGGACGCTGCACTACGCGCAGGGTTCTGGGCTTCCGAAGAACAGCGGACAGCAGTCGCGGGACTTCACCGCGCAGGCCATGACGCACTCCGGAGGCCGCGTTCTGGTGGTCGTCGTCGGGCTGGTCATCGCCGCGATCGGCCTTTACATGCTGTGGAACGGGCTCACCCACCGGTTCTTGAAGGATCTGCGCACCGCGAGCATGAGCCGTCGCGCTCGTACCGTCGTCACCTGGCTCGGCACGGTGGGGAACATCGCCCGCGGGCTGCTGTTCGGAGCGCTCGGCGGCTTCATGATCGACGCGGGGCTGTCCTACAAGCCGAACGAGGCCAAGGGCACCGACGCGGTGCTGCGCTCCTTCGCGCACACCGCGGTGGGACCGGCGCTGTTGATCGCCGTGGCGGTCGGACTCGTGGTGTTCGGCCTGTTCTCCATGTGCGAGGCGCGCTGGCACCGCGACCTGTGA
- a CDS encoding phospholipase D family protein: MDPRTWLITRHERGNPATRVDDEHAAQAAWSEGNLVEPLIHGAEYFAALSAAVRDMRAGDLLLFTDWRGDGDETVDDEGTTVGSLLSSAARRGVHVRGLVWRSHVDRMRFSETENRHLSQEVEAAGGRCLLDTRVRPGGSHHQKFVVLRHAGRPEADVAFIGGIDLSHGRRDDARHEGDPQTVEMADVYGKRPPWHDAQAMIHGPAVADAERVFRERWEDPAPVTRNPLHRARALLSREETKQTPLPAPLPPPQSCGPHAVELLRTYPKRTAGYPFAPEGERSVARSYLKVLSQARKLIYLEDQYLWSREVAVPFAEALAANQGLHMIAVVPHHPAEQGRVAQSAMLAGRNQVLDMLRAAGGDRFAVYGIENHAGTPVYVHAKITVIDDVWAAIGSDNLNLRSWSHDSELSCAVLDHTRDPREPQDVGRAGDFPRRFARDLRLRLAREHLDRADGDDADLWDPTSAFQAFAHAAAELRDWHSSNRTTARPPGRIRPYEAAPQSRTTTLWATPVYRTLFDPDGRPRALRRSGSF; this comes from the coding sequence ATGGACCCGCGAACGTGGTTGATCACGCGTCATGAGCGGGGCAACCCCGCCACCAGGGTGGACGACGAGCACGCGGCGCAGGCGGCGTGGTCGGAGGGAAACCTCGTCGAGCCGTTGATCCACGGCGCGGAGTACTTCGCCGCGCTGTCCGCCGCGGTGCGCGACATGCGCGCCGGCGACCTGCTGTTGTTCACCGACTGGCGGGGCGACGGCGACGAGACCGTGGACGATGAGGGCACGACCGTCGGCAGCCTGCTGAGCTCGGCGGCTCGCCGCGGCGTGCACGTCAGGGGTCTGGTATGGCGGTCGCACGTCGACCGGATGCGCTTCAGCGAGACGGAGAACCGTCATCTGAGCCAGGAGGTGGAGGCCGCAGGCGGCCGTTGCCTGCTCGACACGCGCGTGCGGCCGGGCGGCTCCCACCACCAGAAGTTCGTCGTCTTGCGCCACGCCGGACGTCCCGAGGCCGATGTCGCCTTCATCGGGGGCATCGATCTGTCTCACGGCCGCCGCGACGACGCCCGGCACGAGGGGGACCCGCAGACCGTCGAGATGGCCGATGTCTACGGCAAGCGCCCGCCCTGGCACGACGCGCAGGCGATGATCCACGGTCCGGCGGTCGCCGACGCCGAGCGCGTCTTCCGCGAGCGCTGGGAGGACCCGGCACCGGTGACGCGCAATCCCCTGCACCGGGCCCGAGCCCTGCTGAGCCGCGAGGAAACCAAACAGACACCGCTTCCCGCGCCGCTCCCGCCCCCGCAATCCTGCGGCCCGCACGCGGTGGAACTGCTGCGCACCTATCCCAAGCGCACGGCCGGCTACCCCTTCGCTCCCGAGGGCGAGCGCAGCGTCGCGCGCAGCTATCTGAAGGTGCTCAGCCAAGCCAGGAAGCTGATTTACCTGGAGGACCAGTACCTCTGGTCCCGCGAAGTCGCTGTCCCCTTCGCTGAGGCGCTGGCCGCCAATCAGGGCCTTCATATGATCGCCGTCGTGCCGCACCATCCGGCTGAGCAGGGCCGCGTCGCCCAATCCGCCATGCTGGCAGGCCGCAACCAGGTGCTGGACATGCTGCGCGCCGCCGGAGGCGACCGCTTCGCCGTCTACGGCATCGAGAACCACGCCGGCACCCCGGTTTACGTCCACGCCAAGATCACCGTGATCGACGACGTGTGGGCGGCGATCGGCTCGGACAACCTCAATCTGCGTTCCTGGTCCCACGATTCCGAGCTGAGCTGCGCGGTCCTGGACCATACCCGCGACCCCCGCGAGCCGCAGGACGTCGGCCGAGCCGGCGACTTCCCCCGGCGCTTCGCCCGAGACCTCCGCCTGCGCCTGGCCCGCGAGCACCTGGACCGTGCCGATGGCGACGACGCCGACCTCTGGGATCCCACATCGGCGTTCCAGGCCTTCGCCCACGCGGCCGCCGAACTCCGCGACTGGCACTCCTCCAACCGCACCACCGCCAGACCCCCCGGCCGCATCCGCCCCTACGAGGCAGCTCCCCAGTCTCGAACAACCACCCTGTGGGCCACCCCGGTCTACCGCACCCTGTTCGACCCGGACGGACGTCCCCGTGCCCTGCGTCGCAGCGGGAGTTTCTGA